The DNA region GGTCCTACGCGACATCGCCGGCCACTGCGTCGAGATGACCGGCGGACTGTTCGTCCAGCGCCCGGAGGATCCGGACGACTACTTCCAGGAAAAGCTGCGTGGGTGCAAGGCGTGTGACATTCCCGCGCGCGCCCTCTCGGGGCGGGAAGCCCGCGAGATCGAACCCTATCTCGCCAAAGACGTCGAGCGGGCGATTCAGGTGCCCGACGGCGCGATCGATCCCTTCAGACTCTGTGTGGCCAACGCAATCGACGCCGAATCCCACGGGGCACGCGTCGAAACCCACGCCGAAGTGATCGACTTGCTTCGCGAGGGCGACGACGTCTACGGCGTCGAGGTCCGCCACGACTCCGGCCCCGGAAAACGATCCCACCGATCGCCCGGCACCACTGAGGAGATCACGGCCGAATACGTCGTCAACGCGACCGGCGCGTGGGCCGGGCAGATCGGCGAGATGGCCGACCTCGAGGTCGCTGTCCGCCCCTCGAAGGGCGTCATGACCATCATGAACGTCCGCCAGGTCGACACGGTCATCAACCGCTGTCGGCCGAAGGGCGACGCCGACATCGTCGTGCCTCACGAGACAACTGCCATCCTCGGCACCACGGACGAGGAAGTCGACGATCCCGACGACTACCCCGAGGCTGGCTGGGAGGTCGACCTGATGATCGACACCCTCTCGGAACTGGTACCGATCCTATCGGAGGCCCGCACGATCCGCTCGTTCTGGGGGGTCCGCCCGCTGTACGAACCACCGGGAACCGGGACGGTAGACCCCACGGACATCACCCGGGATTTCTTCCTGCTCGATCACGCCGAGCGCGACGGCGTCTCGGGAATCACCAGCATCGTCGGCGGCAAGTTCACCACGTACCGGATGATGGCCGAGCAAATTTCTGATCACGTCTGTGAGAAACTCGGCCATCGGGCTACCTGCGAGACTGCGAGCGAACCGCTCCCAGGAAGCGAGAACCTCGAGACCCTCGAGGACGCGATGGACGACTTTGGCCTGCGT from Natronosalvus rutilus includes:
- the glpA gene encoding anaerobic glycerol-3-phosphate dehydrogenase subunit GlpA, which codes for MAYDTEVLVVGGGSTGCGIARDLAMRGLEVTLVERGNLTHGTTGRMHGLLHSGGRYAVSDQASAKECIEENEVLRDIAGHCVEMTGGLFVQRPEDPDDYFQEKLRGCKACDIPARALSGREAREIEPYLAKDVERAIQVPDGAIDPFRLCVANAIDAESHGARVETHAEVIDLLREGDDVYGVEVRHDSGPGKRSHRSPGTTEEITAEYVVNATGAWAGQIGEMADLEVAVRPSKGVMTIMNVRQVDTVINRCRPKGDADIVVPHETTAILGTTDEEVDDPDDYPEAGWEVDLMIDTLSELVPILSEARTIRSFWGVRPLYEPPGTGTVDPTDITRDFFLLDHAERDGVSGITSIVGGKFTTYRMMAEQISDHVCEKLGHRATCETASEPLPGSENLETLEDAMDDFGLRSPIARRSKQRLGSRSQEVLGTTDPNPVVCTCEGVTRAEIQDAIEQSGSDLNAVRIRTRASMGNCQGGFCCHVMANELHPEYDEPTARAAYDELFQERWKGERHALWGEQLSQAMLTYALHATTFNADGDPARVGGDESVDFGAFDGGRPDSVREATGGMATDGGPRDSRRLGEDPDGGDR